In one window of Kitasatospora sp. MMS16-BH015 DNA:
- a CDS encoding chloramphenicol phosphotransferase CPT family protein, with protein MSPAAPGRIIFLNGTSSSGKSSIARELLRVLDETFFHFPVDAFHAMRADRDIPDGEIQAELDRTARGFHRAVAGMSAAGNHLVVDHVLTDPWRLRDCLDLFPADRVLLVGVHCALPELERREALRGDRPPGLAARQLLQVHAHGTYDLECDTGHQTPTDIAHRIKTALADHPAPTAFTRLKQTLPTARD; from the coding sequence ATGTCACCCGCTGCGCCCGGCCGGATCATCTTCCTGAACGGCACCTCCAGCTCAGGCAAGTCGAGCATCGCCCGCGAGCTGCTCCGGGTCCTGGACGAGACCTTCTTCCACTTCCCCGTCGACGCCTTCCACGCGATGCGCGCCGACCGGGACATCCCGGACGGGGAGATCCAGGCCGAACTCGACCGCACGGCCCGCGGCTTCCACCGCGCCGTCGCCGGCATGTCCGCCGCCGGCAACCACCTCGTGGTGGACCACGTCCTGACCGACCCCTGGCGCCTGCGCGACTGCCTCGACCTCTTCCCCGCCGACCGCGTCCTCCTCGTCGGCGTCCACTGCGCCCTCCCCGAACTGGAACGCCGCGAAGCACTCCGCGGCGACCGCCCCCCGGGCCTGGCCGCCCGCCAGCTCCTCCAGGTCCACGCCCACGGCACCTACGACCTCGAGTGCGACACCGGCCACCAGACCCCGACCGACATCGCCCACCGGATCAAGACCGCCCTCGCCGACCACCCCGCCCCCACCGCCTTCACCCGCCTGAAGCAGACCCTCCCCACCGCCCGGGACTGA